One Candidatus Eisenbacteria bacterium DNA window includes the following coding sequences:
- a CDS encoding glycerol-3-phosphate dehydrogenase/oxidase: MAPSLSPASRAAALRDLGASELDLLVIGGGITGAGIARDAALRGVRTGLVEAVDFAAGTSSRSSKLIHGGIRYLQQGDIALVREAATERAVLRRIAPHLAEPLLMVMPTYRMASHLKLRTGLFMFERVAPVDAGDRHQMWDRAEALKEEPLLSAQGLYGAGTFTEYLTDDARLVLANVQGAHASGALVANHAEVVSLEAGRATVRDTLTGETYRVRARVVVNAAGPWVDELRRRAGASGGRRLQLTKGIHLVVPHARLPVTHSVIMTASDKRSIFVVPRDGMTYIGTTDTFYPDAVLVPEVTRADADYLLEATNRTFRGVAIATADVTGTWSGLRPLLAEEGKSPSEISRKDETMVDAATGLVSIAGGKLTAYRRMAERIVDLVGERLGRRLAPCTTSDVPLPGGEAPAPALPGGLAPHEQSRLRRLYGGHCARLLARDASGACVDGLPGILRVEIEHAIDEEMALTLEDVLERRTRALLFDAGQGLGGVAATAAIMARRLGWDDARTAQEIDRYRSLAAGLRSFA; encoded by the coding sequence GTGGCCCCGTCGCTCTCGCCCGCGTCGCGCGCCGCGGCCCTGCGCGACCTCGGGGCGAGCGAGCTCGACCTGCTCGTCATCGGCGGAGGCATCACGGGCGCCGGCATCGCTCGCGACGCCGCGCTTCGCGGGGTGCGCACCGGCCTCGTCGAGGCCGTCGACTTCGCCGCCGGGACGAGCAGCCGCAGCTCGAAGCTGATCCACGGCGGCATCCGCTACCTGCAGCAGGGCGACATCGCCCTCGTGCGCGAGGCGGCGACCGAGCGCGCGGTGTTGCGTCGCATCGCGCCGCACCTGGCCGAGCCGCTCCTCATGGTGATGCCGACCTACCGGATGGCGTCGCACCTGAAGCTGCGGACGGGCCTCTTCATGTTCGAACGCGTGGCGCCGGTCGACGCCGGCGATCGCCACCAGATGTGGGATCGCGCCGAAGCGCTGAAAGAGGAGCCGCTTCTGTCCGCCCAGGGCCTCTACGGCGCCGGCACGTTCACCGAGTACCTCACCGACGACGCACGCCTCGTCCTGGCGAACGTGCAGGGTGCGCACGCTTCCGGCGCTCTGGTCGCGAACCACGCCGAGGTGGTGAGCCTCGAAGCCGGCCGGGCGACGGTGCGCGATACGCTGACCGGCGAGACGTACAGGGTGCGCGCCCGCGTGGTCGTGAACGCGGCCGGCCCGTGGGTCGACGAGCTCCGGCGGCGGGCGGGGGCGAGCGGCGGGCGGCGGCTGCAGCTCACCAAGGGCATCCATCTGGTCGTGCCCCACGCGCGCCTGCCGGTCACCCACAGCGTGATCATGACCGCGTCGGACAAGCGCTCGATCTTCGTCGTCCCGCGCGACGGCATGACGTACATCGGAACGACCGACACGTTCTATCCCGACGCGGTGCTCGTCCCGGAGGTGACGCGCGCCGACGCCGACTACCTGCTCGAGGCGACGAACCGCACCTTCCGGGGCGTCGCGATCGCGACGGCGGACGTCACCGGCACGTGGTCGGGTCTTCGCCCGCTGCTCGCGGAAGAGGGCAAGTCGCCGTCGGAGATCTCGCGCAAGGACGAGACCATGGTCGACGCCGCGACCGGGCTCGTGTCGATCGCGGGCGGAAAGCTCACGGCCTATCGCCGCATGGCCGAGCGCATCGTGGATCTCGTCGGCGAGCGGCTCGGGCGCCGCCTCGCCCCCTGCACGACGAGCGACGTCCCGCTTCCGGGCGGCGAGGCGCCGGCGCCCGCGCTGCCGGGTGGGCTCGCTCCCCACGAGCAGAGCCGGCTGCGTCGCCTCTACGGCGGGCATTGTGCGCGCCTGCTCGCGCGCGACGCGAGCGGAGCGTGCGTCGATGGTCTCCCCGGCATCCTCCGCGTCGAGATCGAGCACGCGATCGACGAGGAGATGGCCCTGACGCTCGAAGACGTCCTCGAGCGCCGGACGCGCGCGCTCCTGTTCGACGCCGGGCAGGGGCTCGGCGGTGTTGCAGCGACCGCCGCGATCATGGCACGTCGCCTCGGCTGGGACGACGCGCGGACCGCGCAGGAGATCGATCGCTACCGCAGCCTCGCCGCCGGCCTGAGGAGCTTTGCATGA